From Actinopolymorpha cephalotaxi, one genomic window encodes:
- the galE gene encoding UDP-glucose 4-epimerase GalE, with protein sequence MKLLVTGGAGYIGGIVATLLLEAGHEVTVLDDLSTGHRDGVPEGAAFHQGAITDAADVLDPSFDGVLHFAAKSLVSESVRRPELYWRTNVCGTLALLDAMRAADVRRIVFSSTAATYGAPETTPITEDVPPQPTNPYGASKLAVDAMLTSEAQAYDLAAVSLRYFNVAGAYAGHGERHDPETHLIPNLLAVAAGERPAAQVFGTDYPTRDGTAVRDYLHVVDLADAHLRALTAATPGRHLICNLGTGTGSTVHEVLTAVREVTGHEVPVEESPRRAGDPPSLVASHDRATAELGWKPRRDLHSMVADAWSYRQRHASS encoded by the coding sequence ATGAAGCTCCTGGTCACCGGCGGCGCCGGCTACATCGGCGGGATCGTCGCGACGCTGCTCCTGGAGGCCGGGCACGAGGTGACGGTCCTGGACGACCTGTCCACCGGACACCGCGACGGTGTGCCGGAGGGCGCGGCCTTCCACCAGGGCGCGATCACCGACGCCGCCGACGTGCTGGACCCGTCCTTCGACGGGGTGCTGCACTTCGCCGCGAAGTCGCTGGTGTCGGAGTCGGTGCGCCGGCCCGAGCTGTACTGGCGTACGAACGTCTGCGGCACCCTCGCCCTGCTGGACGCGATGCGGGCGGCAGACGTACGCCGGATCGTCTTCTCCTCCACCGCCGCCACCTACGGCGCGCCGGAGACGACGCCGATCACCGAGGACGTCCCGCCGCAGCCGACCAACCCCTACGGCGCGTCCAAGCTGGCCGTGGACGCGATGCTGACCAGCGAGGCGCAGGCGTACGACCTCGCGGCGGTCAGCCTGCGCTACTTCAACGTCGCCGGTGCGTACGCCGGCCACGGTGAGCGGCACGACCCGGAGACCCACCTGATCCCCAACCTGCTCGCGGTGGCCGCGGGCGAGCGCCCGGCCGCGCAGGTGTTCGGCACCGACTACCCGACCCGCGACGGCACCGCCGTCCGCGACTACCTCCACGTCGTCGACCTGGCCGACGCGCACCTGCGCGCGCTGACCGCGGCCACCCCCGGGCGGCACCTGATCTGCAACCTCGGCACCGGCACCGGCTCGACGGTGCACGAGGTGCTGACCGCGGTCCGGGAGGTCACCGGGCACGAGGTGCCGGTCGAGGAGTCGCCGCGCCGCGCGGGCGACCCGCCGTCCCTGGTCGCCTCGCACGACCGGGCCACCGCCGAGCTGGGCTGGAAGCCCCGGCGCGACCTGCACTCGATGGTCGCGGACGCGTGGAGCTACCGGCAGCGGCACGCGAGCAGCTGA
- the galK gene encoding galactokinase, producing the protein MNARTTLDAEFESVFDGSAAGIWAAPGRVNLIGEHTDYNDGYVLPLALPQGVAAAAATRSDGLVRMASRQADGRVEVRLDALKPGAVDGWAAYVAGMVWSLREAGHDVGGLDILVDGDVPLGAGLSSSAALECATALAVTDLFGVKIDRTALAGLAQRAENDFVGMPCGIMDQSASLLCTREHLLFLDTRTSATEQVPFDLGGHGLALLVVDTRAPHRLVDGEYAARRRTCEEAAAKLGVRALRDVEGLQAAMDSLGDTVMARRVRHVVTENARVLATVERLRTGSPRDIGPLLTASHESLRDDYEVTVPELDKAVDAALDAGALGARMTGGGFGGCVIAMVEADAADTVAGRVAEAFAAAGFGAPSSFVAEPSQGARRIR; encoded by the coding sequence ATGAACGCGCGCACCACACTGGACGCCGAGTTCGAGTCGGTGTTCGACGGCTCGGCGGCCGGCATCTGGGCAGCACCCGGGCGAGTCAACCTGATCGGGGAGCACACCGACTACAACGACGGGTACGTCCTCCCGCTGGCGTTGCCCCAAGGCGTGGCGGCCGCCGCCGCGACCCGCTCCGACGGCCTGGTCCGGATGGCGTCCCGGCAGGCCGACGGGCGGGTGGAGGTCCGCCTGGACGCGCTGAAGCCCGGCGCGGTGGACGGCTGGGCCGCCTACGTCGCCGGGATGGTGTGGTCGCTGCGCGAGGCCGGGCACGACGTCGGCGGGCTGGACATCCTGGTCGACGGTGACGTACCCCTCGGCGCCGGCCTGTCCTCCTCTGCCGCCCTGGAGTGCGCGACCGCGCTCGCGGTGACCGACCTGTTCGGCGTGAAGATCGACCGGACCGCCCTGGCCGGGCTGGCCCAGCGGGCCGAGAACGACTTCGTGGGCATGCCCTGCGGGATCATGGACCAGTCCGCGTCGCTGCTGTGCACCCGCGAGCACCTGCTGTTCCTGGACACCCGCACCTCCGCCACCGAGCAGGTGCCGTTCGACCTCGGCGGGCACGGGCTGGCGCTGCTGGTCGTGGACACCCGCGCGCCGCACCGCCTGGTCGACGGGGAGTACGCCGCCCGCCGGCGTACCTGCGAGGAGGCCGCGGCGAAGCTCGGCGTCCGCGCCCTGCGCGACGTCGAGGGCCTGCAGGCCGCGATGGACTCCCTCGGCGACACCGTGATGGCGCGGCGGGTACGCCACGTCGTCACCGAGAACGCCCGCGTCCTCGCCACCGTGGAGCGACTGCGTACCGGCAGCCCCCGCGACATCGGCCCGCTGCTCACCGCCTCGCACGAGTCGCTGCGCGACGACTACGAGGTGACCGTGCCCGAGCTGGACAAGGCCGTCGACGCGGCACTGGACGCCGGAGCGCTGGGGGCGCGGATGACCGGCGGCGGGTTCGGCGGCTGCGTGATCGCGATGGTCGAGGCCGACGCCGCGGACACGGTCGCGGGCCGGGTGGCGGAGGCGTTCGCGGCCGCGGGGTTCGGCGCGCCGTCGTCGTTCGTGGCCGAGCCCAGCCAGGGTGCCCGGCGGATCCGCTGA
- a CDS encoding formylglycine-generating enzyme family protein translates to MPNCCSPAAGHSSPGHRPSSDQGPSPAAPYDLPFEVPDRDPREVARGMISLPAGEFAMGGADEDAFPDDGEGPVRQVRVSAFGLDETAVTNRQFGAFVRATGYVTEAERYGWSFVFHLFVGPGQRAHVKDAGVPGAPWWLAVEGATWRTPEGPGSDVRTRPQHPVVHVSWQDANAYARWAGKRLPTEAEWEYAARGGLARARYAWGDELTPRGRWRCNIWQGRFPRVDTADDGHTGTAPVKSYAPNGFGLYEVAGNVWEWCADWWSTSWHAQERPETRVDPAGPPAGDTRVMRGGSYLCHASYCNRYRVAARTSNTPDSSSGNLGFRCAADLP, encoded by the coding sequence ATGCCGAACTGCTGCAGCCCCGCCGCCGGCCACTCCTCCCCCGGCCACCGTCCGTCCTCCGACCAGGGCCCGTCCCCCGCCGCGCCGTACGACCTGCCCTTCGAGGTGCCCGACCGGGACCCGCGCGAGGTGGCCCGCGGGATGATCTCCCTGCCGGCGGGTGAGTTCGCGATGGGCGGCGCCGACGAGGACGCCTTCCCCGACGACGGCGAGGGCCCGGTCCGCCAGGTGCGGGTGTCGGCGTTCGGTCTGGACGAGACCGCGGTCACCAACCGTCAGTTCGGCGCGTTCGTCAGGGCCACCGGCTACGTCACCGAGGCCGAACGCTACGGCTGGTCGTTCGTCTTCCACCTGTTCGTCGGGCCGGGTCAGCGCGCCCACGTCAAGGACGCCGGCGTGCCGGGCGCCCCGTGGTGGCTGGCGGTGGAGGGGGCGACCTGGCGTACGCCCGAAGGTCCCGGCAGCGACGTCCGGACCCGTCCGCAGCACCCGGTGGTGCACGTGTCCTGGCAGGACGCGAACGCCTACGCCCGCTGGGCCGGCAAGCGGCTGCCGACCGAGGCCGAGTGGGAGTACGCCGCCCGTGGCGGGCTCGCCCGCGCGCGCTACGCCTGGGGCGACGAGCTCACCCCGCGGGGCCGCTGGCGATGCAACATCTGGCAGGGCCGCTTCCCGCGGGTGGACACCGCCGACGACGGCCACACCGGGACCGCGCCGGTGAAGTCGTACGCCCCGAACGGTTTCGGGCTGTACGAGGTGGCCGGCAACGTCTGGGAGTGGTGCGCGGACTGGTGGAGCACCAGTTGGCACGCGCAGGAGCGGCCGGAGACGCGGGTCGACCCGGCCGGGCCACCCGCGGGTGACACCCGGGTGATGCGCGGCGGCAGCTACCTGTGCCACGCGTCCTACTGCAACCGCTACCGCGTCGCCGCGCGCACCAGCAACACCCCCGACAGCTCCAGCGGCAACCTCGGCTTCCGCTGCGCGGCGGATCTACCCTGA
- a CDS encoding alkaline phosphatase family protein — protein sequence MDPSGPTISGPVWATVATGVLPPVHRIFDNDLHGNQLAAHPTFLARVEHARPGARTFALADWPPLVTTDHGGPIFPGGRLIPPGGTEHHGLATWEQCEDQLADDAVEVLGRQDVHAAFVYFVGPDAVAHELGTGPEYVHAIEATDARMGRILAAIRARATAATEEWTVVVVTDHGHRDEGGHGGDSPEERTAWIAASGPTVPATPPEGLAHADIHPHVLTALGIDLDPSWGLTGRPFDVDVQPA from the coding sequence GTGGATCCCAGCGGGCCGACCATCTCCGGCCCCGTCTGGGCGACGGTGGCCACCGGAGTCCTCCCGCCGGTGCACCGCATCTTCGACAACGACCTGCACGGCAACCAGCTGGCGGCCCATCCGACCTTCCTGGCCCGGGTCGAACACGCCCGGCCCGGAGCGCGCACCTTCGCGCTGGCCGACTGGCCGCCGCTGGTGACCACCGACCACGGCGGCCCGATCTTCCCCGGCGGCCGGCTGATCCCGCCCGGCGGCACCGAACACCACGGCCTGGCGACCTGGGAGCAGTGTGAGGACCAGCTCGCCGACGACGCGGTCGAGGTGCTGGGCCGCCAGGACGTGCACGCGGCGTTCGTGTACTTCGTCGGGCCGGACGCGGTCGCGCACGAACTCGGCACCGGCCCGGAGTACGTCCACGCCATCGAGGCCACCGACGCGCGGATGGGCCGGATCCTGGCCGCGATCCGGGCCCGGGCCACAGCTGCCACCGAGGAGTGGACGGTCGTCGTGGTGACCGACCACGGGCACCGCGACGAGGGCGGTCACGGTGGCGACTCCCCCGAGGAACGCACGGCCTGGATCGCGGCATCCGGCCCCACGGTGCCGGCCACACCGCCGGAGGGACTCGCCCACGCCGACATCCACCCGCACGTCCTGACCGCCCTGGGCATCGACCTCGACCCGTCGTGGGGCCTGACCGGCCGCCCGTTCGACGTCGACGTCCAACCTGCCTGA
- a CDS encoding mandelate racemase/muconate lactonizing enzyme family protein, with amino-acid sequence MQPRTGKTCGAQSTHTSSRLVLAAILPRKNRRPRGPGAEASPGSADRTGTSAFRTTVRVGSNGPMRIETIETFLADQIAIVRIRTDDGAEGIGQTSPFRPGLSVRLLHEMAAPHFLGQDPWDLEALVERCLRKEYKFPSTFLYRALCGIDTALWDLLGKVTGQPVHKLLGGQVRDFVPMYASSMSRSITPEAEAERLAALREEYGFRAAKVRIGDVMGADRDASPGRTEKLIPHIREVMGDDFTIHADANSGFSVSRAIRVGRILEDHGYGHFEEPCPYPLLENTAQVAAALDIPVAGGEQDNSLVQFRRMIESHAVDIVQPDIGYIGGVARARRVARMAEDAGIPCTPHCSNTSMLQVFTLHLAASMPACHQFHEWGIEDTPWTRGVYEPELRLENGGVKVSTAPGWGVEITPEFLRDAHHEVSSR; translated from the coding sequence GTGCAACCACGAACTGGGAAGACGTGTGGGGCCCAGAGCACCCACACGTCTTCCCGGCTCGTACTCGCGGCGATTCTTCCGCGGAAGAATCGCCGGCCGCGGGGGCCAGGCGCCGAGGCGTCGCCGGGGTCGGCCGACCGGACCGGGACGAGTGCCTTCCGTACGACCGTCCGCGTCGGCTCGAATGGTCCGATGAGGATCGAGACCATCGAGACGTTCCTGGCCGACCAGATCGCGATCGTCCGCATCCGCACCGACGACGGGGCGGAGGGGATCGGGCAGACGTCGCCGTTCCGGCCCGGCCTGTCCGTACGGCTGCTGCACGAGATGGCCGCACCGCACTTCCTCGGCCAGGACCCGTGGGACCTCGAGGCGCTGGTGGAACGCTGCCTGCGCAAGGAGTACAAGTTTCCCTCGACCTTCCTCTACCGCGCGCTGTGCGGCATCGACACCGCACTGTGGGACCTTCTCGGCAAGGTGACCGGCCAGCCGGTCCACAAGCTGCTCGGTGGTCAGGTGCGCGACTTCGTACCCATGTACGCCTCCAGCATGAGCCGGTCGATCACCCCCGAGGCCGAGGCCGAGCGGCTAGCCGCGCTGCGCGAGGAGTACGGCTTCCGCGCCGCCAAGGTCCGGATCGGCGACGTGATGGGCGCGGACCGGGACGCCTCCCCCGGCCGGACCGAGAAGCTGATCCCGCACATCCGCGAGGTCATGGGCGACGACTTCACCATCCACGCCGACGCCAACAGCGGCTTCTCGGTGTCCCGCGCGATCCGGGTGGGACGGATCCTGGAGGACCACGGCTACGGCCACTTCGAGGAGCCCTGCCCGTATCCCCTGCTGGAGAACACCGCGCAGGTCGCGGCGGCCCTCGACATCCCGGTGGCCGGCGGCGAGCAGGACAACTCGCTGGTGCAGTTCCGCCGGATGATCGAGTCGCACGCGGTGGACATCGTGCAGCCCGACATCGGCTACATCGGCGGCGTCGCCCGGGCCCGTCGCGTGGCCAGAATGGCCGAGGACGCGGGAATCCCGTGTACGCCGCACTGCTCGAACACCTCGATGCTACAGGTGTTCACGCTGCACCTCGCCGCGTCAATGCCGGCTTGTCACCAGTTCCACGAGTGGGGCATCGAGGACACGCCGTGGACGCGCGGTGTCTACGAACCCGAACTCCGCTTGGAGAACGGCGGAGTCAAGGTGTCGACGGCGCCCGGCTGGGGCGTGGAGATCACACCGGAATTCCTGCGCGACGCCCACCACGAAGTGTCCAGCCGATAG
- a CDS encoding NADP-dependent isocitrate dehydrogenase — protein sequence MSKISVKNPIVELDGDEMTRVIWKDIKEQLLLPYVDLQLDYYDLGIEHRDATDDQVTVDAANAIKQHGVGVKCATITPDEARVEEFGLKKMWRSPNGTIRNILGGVVFREPIIIDNVPRLVPGWTKPIIIGRHAHGDQYKATDFVVPGPGKLTVTYTPADGSQPMEFEVADYPGGGVAMAMYNYDDSIRDFARASLNYGLQRGYPVYLSTKNTILKAYDGRFKDLFAEVFETEFKGKFEEAGITYEHRLIDDMVAQALKWEGGFVWAAKNYDGDVQSDTVAQGFGSLGLMTSVLMTPDGRTVEAEAAHGTVTRHFRQWQKGQKTSTNPIASIFAWTRGLAHRGKLDGTPEVSAFAQTLEQACVETVEAGKMTKDLALLVGDDTEWLSTDDFLAALAETLKAKVAKQ from the coding sequence TTGTCAAAGATCAGCGTGAAGAACCCGATCGTCGAGCTTGACGGCGACGAGATGACCCGGGTCATCTGGAAGGACATCAAGGAGCAGCTGCTGCTGCCCTACGTCGACCTCCAGCTCGACTACTACGACCTCGGCATCGAACACCGCGACGCCACCGACGACCAGGTGACGGTCGACGCCGCGAACGCGATCAAGCAGCACGGCGTGGGCGTGAAGTGCGCCACGATCACCCCCGACGAGGCGCGGGTCGAGGAGTTCGGCCTGAAGAAGATGTGGCGTTCGCCGAACGGCACGATCCGCAACATCCTCGGCGGCGTCGTGTTCCGCGAGCCGATCATCATCGACAACGTTCCCCGCCTGGTGCCGGGCTGGACCAAGCCGATCATCATCGGCCGGCACGCCCACGGCGACCAGTACAAGGCCACCGACTTCGTGGTGCCGGGTCCGGGCAAGCTCACCGTGACCTACACCCCGGCCGACGGCAGCCAGCCGATGGAGTTCGAGGTCGCGGACTACCCCGGTGGCGGCGTCGCGATGGCGATGTACAACTACGACGACTCGATCCGCGACTTCGCCCGGGCCTCGCTGAACTACGGCCTGCAGCGCGGCTACCCGGTCTACCTGTCGACGAAGAACACCATCCTCAAGGCCTACGACGGCCGCTTCAAGGACCTGTTCGCCGAGGTCTTCGAGACGGAGTTCAAGGGCAAGTTCGAAGAGGCCGGCATCACCTACGAGCACCGGCTCATCGACGACATGGTGGCGCAGGCCCTGAAGTGGGAGGGCGGCTTCGTCTGGGCGGCCAAGAACTACGACGGTGACGTGCAGTCCGACACCGTCGCGCAGGGCTTCGGTTCGCTCGGCCTGATGACCAGCGTGCTGATGACCCCGGACGGCCGTACGGTCGAGGCCGAGGCGGCACACGGCACGGTGACGCGGCACTTCCGGCAGTGGCAGAAGGGCCAGAAGACGTCGACGAACCCGATCGCGTCGATCTTCGCCTGGACGCGGGGCCTGGCCCACCGCGGCAAGCTGGACGGCACGCCGGAGGTGTCGGCGTTCGCGCAGACGCTGGAGCAGGCCTGTGTGGAGACCGTCGAGGCCGGCAAGATGACCAAGGACCTCGCCCTGCTGGTCGGTGACGACACCGAGTGGCTGAGCACCGACGACTTCCTGGCCGCGCTGGCCGAGACGCTGAAGGCGAAGGTGGCCAAGCAGTAG
- a CDS encoding malate dehydrogenase, with amino-acid sequence MARNGKVAVVGAGFYGSTTAQRLAEYDIFDEVVLTDILEGRPEGLALDINQSRAVEGFETKVTGQTTGRDGGGYEAIAGSDIVIITAGLPRKPGMSRMDLIETNAKIVRQVAENVAKHAPNAVVIVVSNPLDEMTALAQLATQFPRNRVLGQAGMLDTARFTNSVAEKLGVPVGAVTTLTLGSHGDTMVPVPSKCTVEVDGATKPLTELLSAEDIEALVDRTRNGGAEVVALLKTGSAYFAPSAAAARMAKAIAEDSGAVMPVCAWVDGEYGIDGVYLGVLGELGRSGVRKVVETDLTDSELAALKEAAEAVRSKQSDVQNL; translated from the coding sequence ATGGCGCGTAACGGCAAGGTTGCTGTCGTCGGTGCGGGTTTCTACGGGTCGACGACCGCGCAGCGACTCGCCGAGTACGACATCTTCGACGAGGTCGTCCTCACCGACATTCTCGAGGGCCGGCCTGAGGGGCTGGCGCTCGACATCAACCAGTCCCGCGCGGTCGAGGGCTTCGAGACCAAGGTCACCGGCCAGACGACCGGTCGCGACGGCGGAGGCTACGAGGCGATCGCCGGCTCCGACATCGTGATCATCACCGCCGGCCTGCCGCGCAAGCCCGGCATGAGCCGGATGGACCTGATCGAGACCAACGCCAAGATCGTCCGGCAGGTCGCGGAGAACGTCGCCAAGCACGCGCCCAACGCGGTGGTCATCGTGGTGTCCAACCCGCTGGACGAGATGACCGCGCTGGCCCAGCTGGCCACGCAGTTCCCGCGCAACCGCGTGCTCGGCCAGGCCGGCATGCTCGACACGGCGCGGTTCACCAACAGCGTGGCGGAGAAGCTCGGCGTCCCGGTGGGCGCCGTGACCACGCTGACCCTCGGCTCCCACGGCGACACGATGGTGCCGGTCCCCAGCAAGTGCACCGTCGAGGTCGACGGCGCCACCAAGCCGCTGACCGAGCTGCTGTCCGCCGAGGACATCGAGGCGCTGGTGGATCGCACCCGCAACGGCGGGGCGGAGGTCGTCGCCCTGCTCAAGACCGGCTCGGCGTACTTCGCACCCTCGGCCGCGGCGGCCCGGATGGCCAAGGCGATCGCGGAGGACTCCGGTGCTGTCATGCCCGTGTGCGCATGGGTCGACGGTGAGTACGGCATCGACGGCGTCTACCTCGGCGTCCTCGGTGAGCTCGGCAGGTCCGGCGTACGCAAGGTCGTCGAGACCGACCTCACCGACAGCGAGCTGGCCGCGCTGAAGGAGGCGGCGGAAGCCGTCCGCAGCAAGCAGTCCGACGTCCAGAACCTCTAA
- a CDS encoding DUF3017 domain-containing protein — protein MVDQPGGEAARPTSAPPVEAAGGTPADRQAFWKRWGRPRGRPLPPIRPWPRRQWPLLVVLAGVVASLVVVVVVDFRPGTALFACSVLLAAVFRLVLTTRRAGLLVLRSRMTDVVTLAIMGGAALVLALAVPDIR, from the coding sequence ATGGTCGACCAGCCAGGCGGCGAGGCAGCCCGGCCGACCTCGGCACCCCCTGTCGAGGCCGCCGGGGGAACGCCCGCCGACAGGCAGGCGTTCTGGAAACGTTGGGGTCGTCCACGGGGCCGCCCACTTCCACCGATTCGTCCCTGGCCGCGCCGGCAGTGGCCGCTGCTGGTGGTTCTCGCCGGGGTGGTCGCCTCCCTGGTGGTCGTGGTGGTGGTCGACTTCCGGCCCGGTACGGCACTGTTCGCCTGCTCGGTCCTGTTGGCGGCGGTGTTCCGGTTGGTGCTGACCACCAGGCGAGCCGGCCTGCTGGTGCTGCGGAGCCGGATGACCGACGTGGTGACGCTCGCGATCATGGGAGGTGCGGCTCTGGTGCTGGCGCTGGCCGTGCCGGACATCCGATGA
- a CDS encoding alpha/beta hydrolase, whose product MTTLLLVHGGLWEDMDAERFWHEPGIVAGLEERGFTVLAPDRLPRARSWPAEVEHLVPLLPPGPVCVVAGSNGCSVAVRLALTCPERVDRLVLAWPATVGEPVVDVRTRRGLTELGASPRIIGDLLSGEVLRGVAESELTGMKLPVGVLPSAPENPVHRRRTSLALCSLLPHPSELPGTPEPVRRDFRPYLGSFLASVTSFASEAL is encoded by the coding sequence GTGACGACACTGCTGCTGGTCCATGGCGGCCTCTGGGAGGACATGGACGCCGAGCGGTTCTGGCACGAGCCCGGGATCGTCGCCGGTCTGGAGGAGCGCGGCTTCACCGTGCTCGCGCCGGACCGGCTCCCGCGGGCGCGCTCCTGGCCGGCCGAGGTCGAGCACCTGGTCCCGCTGCTGCCGCCGGGCCCGGTCTGTGTGGTGGCCGGGTCGAACGGTTGCTCGGTGGCCGTCCGGTTGGCGCTGACCTGTCCGGAGCGGGTGGACCGGCTGGTCCTGGCATGGCCCGCGACGGTCGGCGAGCCCGTGGTGGACGTACGCACCCGCCGCGGCCTGACCGAGCTCGGCGCGTCGCCGCGGATCATCGGCGACCTGCTCTCGGGCGAGGTCCTGCGCGGGGTCGCCGAGAGTGAGCTCACCGGGATGAAGCTGCCGGTCGGGGTGCTCCCTTCGGCACCGGAGAACCCCGTCCACCGGCGCCGTACGTCCCTTGCCCTGTGCTCCCTCCTGCCGCACCCGTCGGAGCTGCCGGGGACGCCGGAACCGGTACGCCGGGACTTCCGGCCGTACCTCGGCTCGTTCCTCGCCAGCGTCACCTCCTTCGCCTCCGAGGCGCTCTGA
- the purH gene encoding bifunctional phosphoribosylaminoimidazolecarboxamide formyltransferase/IMP cyclohydrolase: MNDTTSTTTGPAAADEGRRPIRRALVSVYDKSGLTELARGLADAGVSIVSTGSTAATIEAAGIAVTRVEELTGFPECLDGRVKTLHPRVHAGLLADTRNPDHVRQLADLNVEAFDLLVSNLYPFAETVASGAGPDEVVEQIDIGGPAMTRAAAKNHASVAVVTSPQRYADVLAAVAAGGFTLDQRQRLAVEAFVHTATYDVQVASWLGNIVAPTDEGTGFPAWFGATWNRQAVLRYGENPHQRAALYSSASTAPGLAQAEQLHGKEMSYNNYVDADAARRAAYDFAVPAVAIIKHANPCGIAVAADLAEAHAKAHACDPVSAFGGVIATNRPVTEAMARQVAEVFTEVVVAPEFEPAALEILTRKKNIRLLRCPAPTGAGVEIRQVSGGALVQTVDAVDAPGDDLLGWRLVAGDPVDDSVLADLVFAWRAVRAVKSNAILLASGEATVGVGMGQVNRVDSARLAVARAGERAAGSVAASDAFFPFADGLQVLLDAGVRAVVEPGGSVRDDEVIAAAQAAGVPLYFTGTRHFFH, from the coding sequence GTGAACGACACCACCAGCACCACCACCGGGCCGGCCGCCGCCGACGAGGGCCGGCGTCCCATCCGCCGCGCGCTGGTCAGCGTCTATGACAAGTCCGGGTTGACAGAGCTGGCTCGCGGGCTGGCCGACGCCGGAGTGTCGATCGTGTCCACCGGCTCCACCGCCGCGACCATCGAGGCGGCCGGGATCGCGGTGACCCGGGTGGAGGAGCTGACCGGCTTCCCCGAGTGCCTGGACGGCCGCGTCAAGACGCTGCACCCGCGGGTGCACGCCGGCCTGCTGGCCGACACCCGTAACCCCGACCACGTGCGCCAGCTCGCCGACCTGAACGTCGAGGCGTTCGACCTGCTGGTGTCGAACCTCTATCCGTTCGCGGAGACGGTCGCCTCCGGCGCCGGTCCGGACGAGGTGGTCGAGCAGATCGACATCGGTGGCCCGGCCATGACCCGTGCGGCCGCCAAGAACCACGCCAGTGTCGCGGTGGTCACCTCTCCGCAGCGGTACGCCGACGTGCTGGCCGCGGTCGCCGCCGGCGGTTTCACCCTGGACCAGCGGCAGCGGCTCGCCGTCGAGGCGTTCGTGCACACCGCCACCTACGACGTGCAGGTCGCGTCCTGGCTCGGCAACATCGTGGCCCCCACCGACGAGGGCACCGGCTTCCCGGCGTGGTTCGGCGCCACCTGGAACCGCCAGGCGGTGCTGCGGTACGGCGAGAACCCCCACCAGCGCGCCGCGCTCTACTCCTCCGCCTCGACCGCGCCCGGCCTCGCCCAGGCCGAGCAGCTGCACGGCAAGGAGATGTCGTACAACAACTACGTCGACGCCGACGCGGCCCGGCGGGCGGCGTACGACTTCGCGGTCCCCGCGGTGGCGATCATCAAGCACGCCAACCCGTGCGGCATCGCGGTGGCCGCCGACCTGGCCGAGGCGCACGCGAAGGCACACGCCTGTGACCCGGTGTCGGCGTTCGGCGGGGTGATCGCGACCAACCGCCCGGTGACCGAGGCGATGGCCCGGCAGGTCGCGGAGGTGTTCACCGAGGTGGTGGTGGCGCCGGAGTTCGAGCCGGCGGCGCTGGAGATCCTCACCCGGAAGAAGAACATCCGGCTGCTGCGCTGCCCGGCGCCCACGGGCGCCGGGGTGGAGATCAGGCAGGTCTCCGGCGGTGCGCTGGTGCAGACGGTCGACGCGGTGGACGCCCCCGGCGACGACCTGCTCGGCTGGCGCCTGGTGGCCGGCGACCCGGTCGACGACTCGGTGCTCGCCGACCTGGTGTTCGCCTGGCGGGCGGTGCGGGCGGTCAAGTCCAACGCCATCCTGCTCGCCAGTGGCGAGGCGACCGTCGGCGTCGGCATGGGCCAGGTCAACCGGGTCGACTCCGCCCGGCTCGCGGTGGCGCGGGCCGGTGAGCGGGCAGCCGGATCGGTGGCCGCCTCGGACGCGTTCTTCCCGTTCGCCGACGGGCTGCAGGTGCTGCTGGACGCCGGCGTGCGCGCGGTCGTGGAGCCGGGTGGTTCGGTCCGCGACGACGAGGTGATCGCGGCGGCCCAGGCGGCCGGGGTGCCGTTGTACTTCACCGGAACCCGGCACTTCTTCCACTGA
- the purN gene encoding phosphoribosylglycinamide formyltransferase has protein sequence MSARLVVLLSGSGTLLQALLDATRDPAYGATIVAVGADRDGIEGLARAERAGVPTFTLRVRDFPDRADWDAALTAKVAAFEPDLVVSAGFLKLVGTSFLTEFGGKYVNSHNSLLPAFPGMHGPRDALAYGVRLAGATLFVVDEGVDAGPIIAQVAVPVRDDDTEETLTERIKVAERRQLVDIVGSMVREGYTVSGRKVTIP, from the coding sequence CTGTCCGCCCGCCTCGTCGTCCTGCTCTCCGGCTCGGGAACCCTCCTGCAGGCTCTGCTCGACGCCACCCGCGATCCGGCGTACGGCGCCACGATCGTCGCCGTCGGCGCCGACCGCGACGGGATCGAGGGGCTGGCCCGCGCCGAGCGCGCGGGCGTTCCGACGTTCACGTTGCGGGTGCGCGACTTCCCCGACCGTGCCGACTGGGACGCGGCACTCACCGCGAAGGTGGCCGCCTTCGAACCCGACCTGGTGGTGTCGGCCGGTTTCCTCAAGCTGGTCGGCACGTCGTTCCTGACGGAGTTCGGCGGGAAGTACGTCAACAGCCACAACTCGCTGCTGCCGGCGTTCCCCGGAATGCACGGGCCGCGCGACGCCCTCGCCTACGGCGTCCGGCTGGCCGGCGCCACGTTGTTCGTCGTCGACGAGGGTGTCGACGCCGGTCCGATCATCGCCCAGGTCGCCGTGCCCGTGCGCGACGACGACACCGAGGAAACGCTGACCGAACGCATCAAGGTCGCAGAGCGCCGCCAGCTCGTCGACATCGTCGGCTCGATGGTGCGCGAGGGCTACACCGTCTCGGGCAGAAAGGTCACCATCCCGTGA